In a single window of the Alphaproteobacteria bacterium LSUCC0684 genome:
- a CDS encoding 2-hydroxyacid dehydrogenase, with the protein MATKPHVILTRKLPDSVETRMRELFSAELNSSDTPFSREQLKEAVGRADVLVPTVTDRIDQEIIKAAGPGLKLIASFGTGVDHIDLKAAREAGITVTNTPGVLTEDTADVALALILSVPRRIAEGNAILREGNWTGWAPTGMLGHRINGKRLGIIGMGRIGQAIARRARGFGMSIHYHNRRPVHAEIEQELEATHWEDLGQMLARMDIISVNCPHTESTHHLLNREKLELMQPHAYLVNTSRGEVIDEAALAELLKVRRIAGAGLDVYENEPHIHPTLLELKNVVLLPHIGSATIEGRLSMGEKVIINVQTFIDGHTPPDRVIEVMI; encoded by the coding sequence ATGGCAACCAAACCTCATGTAATTCTGACGCGGAAACTTCCCGACTCGGTAGAGACACGGATGCGGGAGTTGTTCAGCGCCGAGCTTAACAGCAGCGACACGCCATTCAGCCGCGAGCAGCTGAAAGAAGCGGTTGGACGGGCGGATGTGCTGGTGCCAACGGTTACCGATCGGATAGATCAGGAGATCATCAAGGCCGCCGGGCCGGGGCTCAAACTGATTGCTTCATTCGGCACGGGCGTTGACCATATTGATCTGAAGGCAGCGCGGGAAGCTGGCATTACGGTGACCAATACGCCGGGCGTCCTGACCGAAGATACCGCCGATGTGGCGCTTGCGCTGATACTTTCGGTGCCGAGGCGGATTGCCGAAGGCAACGCAATCCTCAGGGAAGGAAACTGGACAGGCTGGGCGCCCACCGGCATGCTCGGCCACCGGATCAACGGCAAAAGACTCGGGATTATCGGGATGGGCCGGATTGGCCAGGCCATTGCACGCCGGGCACGTGGCTTCGGCATGTCGATCCATTATCACAATCGCCGCCCGGTTCATGCTGAGATAGAGCAGGAACTTGAGGCAACGCATTGGGAGGATCTGGGCCAGATGCTCGCACGGATGGATATCATTTCCGTCAACTGCCCGCATACCGAATCCACCCATCATCTGCTCAATCGGGAAAAGCTCGAACTGATGCAGCCACATGCCTATCTGGTGAATACATCGCGTGGCGAGGTGATCGATGAGGCGGCGCTGGCGGAGTTGCTGAAGGTGCGCCGCATCGCCGGGGCCGGCCTTGATGTGTATGAAAATGAACCTCATATCCACCCGACGCTGCTTGAGTTGAAGAACGTCGTGCTGCTGCCGCATATCGGCTCAGCCACCATAGAGGGACGGCTCAGCATGGGGGAGAAGGTCATCATCAATGTCCAGACCTTTATCGATGGCCATACCCCGCCGGACCGGGTCATTGAAGTGATGATCTAG